One segment of Mycolicibacterium baixiangningiae DNA contains the following:
- a CDS encoding GntR family transcriptional regulator, protein MGTSTVGSAVVDGLRHALLTGEIRPGVKLSQSRLAEQFGVSRIPVREAMQTLVAEGLVETINGAQYARRLSILELQELYEMRMAVEPNLTQVAVADLGKAEIIQMSQYFDVMSETEDVVEWLEANANFHATIYHRANRPMTIAHVDQLRKLADRYLYLHLAVIGNVEHLQVEHAAILDAAKAGDGPRLNELTRTHLETSHEFIVRYLLANVEAGA, encoded by the coding sequence ATGGGTACATCTACAGTCGGCAGTGCAGTGGTGGACGGGCTGCGCCACGCCCTGCTGACCGGTGAGATCCGTCCAGGCGTCAAGCTTTCGCAGTCCAGGCTGGCGGAGCAGTTCGGGGTGAGCCGTATCCCGGTACGCGAGGCGATGCAGACCCTCGTGGCCGAGGGGCTGGTGGAAACGATCAACGGTGCGCAATACGCGCGCCGGTTGTCGATCCTGGAACTGCAGGAACTCTACGAGATGCGGATGGCCGTCGAGCCGAACCTGACCCAGGTCGCCGTCGCCGACCTCGGTAAGGCCGAGATCATCCAGATGTCACAGTATTTCGACGTCATGTCGGAGACCGAGGACGTCGTCGAGTGGCTCGAGGCCAACGCCAATTTCCACGCGACCATCTATCACCGCGCCAACCGGCCGATGACCATTGCCCATGTCGACCAGCTACGCAAACTGGCCGACCGGTACCTCTACCTCCACCTCGCGGTGATCGGCAACGTCGAGCATCTGCAGGTCGAGCACGCCGCGATCCTGGACGCCGCCAAGGCCGGTGACGGCCCGCGGCTGAACGAACTTACGCGTACCCATCTGGAGACGTCGCACGAATTCATCGTGCGCTATTTACTCGCCAACGTTGAGGCGGGCGCGTAG
- a CDS encoding ABC transporter substrate-binding protein, producing the protein MINNKAALGILASSAMFLAACSGGGSGADGDAVKFGWLNGITGDYSSYYEPSQAAVTIAIDEINDNGGVLGKPVELVTADNLSTVEGAVQGFSRLVDVEGVVAVGGVESTGGLAVLDSATELEIPLFCPGCGTPELDKQTSEFVWRITGSDTDGGTIAAQFARDSGVKRVAIMAQNTEGMSEPADIFKKVFTEGTGGEVVADVRFNPGRSSYQAELAQAFEAKPDAVYLAAGHEAASVIFREWQRRGYGGKFFVSPDLVTPPIGGLMPELEDGVAIGAITAYDIDTPAYKSFAERFKAETGQDPAAGVYDANQYDQYITLALAITKAQSTEGAAIAAAVPEVLNEGGTVVYSYADGVKELEAGNEINYQGASGSLDLNEFGSLAAPLFGEQFIIDGAWQQVKVLELDPKLREIVQK; encoded by the coding sequence TTGATCAACAACAAAGCCGCTCTTGGAATTCTCGCGAGTTCAGCGATGTTCCTTGCCGCGTGCAGCGGCGGCGGTTCCGGCGCAGACGGTGACGCCGTCAAGTTCGGCTGGCTGAATGGGATCACCGGCGACTACTCGTCGTACTACGAGCCGTCGCAAGCCGCCGTCACCATCGCGATCGACGAGATCAACGACAACGGAGGCGTACTCGGCAAGCCGGTCGAGCTGGTCACGGCCGACAACCTTTCGACCGTGGAAGGCGCGGTGCAGGGCTTCTCCCGCCTCGTCGACGTCGAAGGTGTCGTCGCGGTGGGCGGTGTGGAGTCCACCGGTGGCCTCGCGGTCCTCGACAGCGCCACCGAATTGGAGATCCCCCTCTTCTGCCCCGGCTGCGGCACACCGGAACTGGACAAGCAGACCAGCGAATTCGTCTGGCGTATCACCGGATCTGACACCGACGGCGGCACCATCGCCGCCCAGTTCGCCCGTGACTCCGGAGTCAAGCGGGTGGCGATCATGGCGCAGAACACCGAGGGAATGTCGGAGCCCGCCGACATCTTCAAGAAGGTGTTCACCGAGGGAACCGGCGGCGAAGTGGTCGCCGACGTCCGGTTCAACCCGGGCCGCTCGTCCTATCAAGCCGAACTCGCCCAGGCCTTCGAAGCGAAGCCCGACGCGGTGTATCTCGCCGCGGGCCACGAGGCGGCGTCGGTCATCTTCCGCGAGTGGCAACGCCGCGGCTATGGCGGAAAGTTCTTCGTCTCACCGGATCTGGTGACCCCACCGATCGGCGGGCTGATGCCCGAACTCGAAGATGGCGTCGCCATCGGCGCGATCACCGCATACGACATCGACACGCCCGCCTACAAGAGTTTCGCCGAGCGGTTCAAGGCCGAGACGGGCCAGGATCCCGCGGCGGGTGTATACGACGCCAACCAGTACGACCAGTACATCACGCTGGCACTCGCGATCACCAAGGCGCAGAGCACCGAGGGCGCGGCCATCGCCGCGGCGGTTCCGGAGGTGCTCAACGAAGGGGGCACCGTCGTGTACTCGTACGCCGACGGCGTCAAGGAGCTCGAGGCAGGCAACGAGATCAACTACCAGGGTGCATCGGGTTCGTTGGACCTCAACGAGTTCGGCAGCCTTGCCGCGCCGCTGTTCGGTGAGCAGTTCATCATCGACGGTGCCTGGCAGCAGGTCAAGGTGCTCGAACTGGATCCCAAGCTCCGCGAGATCGTCCAGAAGTGA
- a CDS encoding branched-chain amino acid ABC transporter permease: MQYVIFGLVTGSILAMATVGFSMVRQTEGFLNIAHGQFLALAAFLGLYASRDWGMPTWAAALFAAIATGLAAVVLSIVIFEPIRQKGVLVQLFSSVGVAYVIYGALVMIFGANLQHFEVSFGASYDVLGMQISFGELAIIVTAAVSILALHLFLTRTPAGISIRAVASNPDLARVRGISTRTVSYQVWFIAGFLAGLAGVMIGIIGSVGPELGWQNIILVLAAAVLGGLGSTYGVIVASLFLGLAMDLSALLIPTSYRSVVAFAALIIVLLVRPSGLFSVRQRKQAA; this comes from the coding sequence GTGCAGTATGTGATATTCGGCCTGGTCACCGGAAGCATCCTCGCGATGGCGACGGTCGGGTTCTCCATGGTCCGCCAGACTGAGGGCTTCCTCAACATCGCCCACGGTCAGTTCCTCGCGCTGGCAGCCTTCCTCGGCCTGTACGCGTCGCGGGACTGGGGCATGCCGACGTGGGCCGCCGCCCTGTTCGCCGCCATCGCCACCGGACTGGCCGCGGTGGTGCTCTCGATCGTCATCTTCGAGCCCATCCGCCAGAAAGGCGTTCTGGTCCAGCTCTTCTCGTCGGTGGGCGTCGCGTACGTCATCTACGGAGCGCTCGTGATGATCTTCGGCGCCAACCTGCAGCACTTCGAGGTGTCGTTCGGCGCCTCCTACGACGTGCTCGGTATGCAGATCTCCTTCGGGGAGCTGGCGATTATCGTGACGGCCGCGGTGTCGATCCTCGCGCTGCACCTGTTCCTGACCAGGACGCCGGCGGGTATCTCGATCCGCGCGGTCGCCAGCAATCCGGACCTCGCCAGGGTCCGGGGCATCTCCACCCGAACCGTGTCCTACCAGGTGTGGTTCATCGCGGGGTTCCTCGCGGGCCTCGCCGGGGTCATGATCGGGATCATCGGGTCCGTCGGCCCCGAACTCGGTTGGCAGAACATCATTCTGGTTCTGGCCGCAGCGGTGCTGGGCGGTCTGGGAAGTACCTACGGTGTCATCGTCGCCAGCCTGTTCCTCGGCCTGGCGATGGACCTCAGTGCGCTCCTCATCCCGACGTCGTACCGCTCCGTGGTCGCGTTCGCCGCTCTCATCATCGTTCTGCTGGTCAGGCCGAGCGGCCTGTTCAGCGTCAGGCAGCGAAAGCAGGCCGCGTAA
- a CDS encoding branched-chain amino acid ABC transporter permease, whose protein sequence is MNSLFVFLIGVLTLAAIYGALAMVLNLVAGWAGMWDLGVAGLVAVAAYSYILLTQTKVDGLWFSPGWPMAAGIVGAAVITAVAALLIALPAIRLRGEFFLITTLAFAEVIHQIAVSETRLTRGTTGFSSIDRPFKDLVPAADYRLLLLGMAVAVAAAIYLLTNRLAKTPFVRLLRASRDNEAVARSLGKNVVRYRIITYVFAGGLIGVITPLYLWHVRSVVPSLFVSELTFVVWTALVIGGVASRKGPLIGAVLLIVCTELLTFLQGSAEYAQMLAATRPMILGLLLILVLRFRNEGLVSERSSFRLTERDLGSPITADRKRVKAR, encoded by the coding sequence ATGAACTCCTTGTTCGTCTTCCTCATCGGTGTGCTGACGCTGGCCGCCATCTACGGTGCGCTGGCCATGGTGCTCAACCTCGTCGCCGGGTGGGCGGGGATGTGGGACCTCGGCGTTGCGGGCCTGGTGGCCGTCGCCGCCTACTCGTACATCCTGCTCACCCAGACAAAGGTCGATGGTCTCTGGTTCTCACCGGGCTGGCCCATGGCGGCGGGAATCGTCGGTGCGGCGGTGATCACCGCGGTGGCCGCCCTGCTGATCGCGTTGCCGGCCATCCGGTTACGCGGTGAGTTCTTCCTGATCACCACCCTCGCCTTCGCCGAGGTGATCCACCAGATCGCGGTGAGCGAGACCCGGTTGACCCGCGGGACCACCGGCTTCTCCTCCATCGACCGTCCGTTCAAAGACCTGGTCCCCGCCGCCGACTACCGACTGCTGCTGCTGGGCATGGCCGTGGCGGTCGCCGCGGCGATCTACCTGCTGACCAACCGGCTCGCCAAGACGCCGTTCGTGAGGCTCCTGCGGGCCAGTCGCGACAACGAGGCCGTCGCCCGTTCACTGGGGAAGAACGTGGTGCGCTACCGGATCATCACCTATGTCTTCGCGGGTGGGCTGATCGGCGTCATCACCCCGCTGTACCTGTGGCACGTCCGCAGTGTGGTGCCGTCGCTGTTCGTCTCCGAACTCACATTCGTCGTGTGGACCGCCCTGGTGATCGGTGGCGTCGCGAGCCGCAAGGGGCCGTTGATCGGCGCCGTCCTGCTGATCGTGTGCACCGAACTGCTGACCTTCCTGCAGGGTTCGGCCGAGTACGCGCAGATGCTCGCGGCCACCCGCCCGATGATCCTGGGCCTTCTGCTGATCCTGGTGCTGCGGTTCCGCAATGAGGGCCTGGTGAGCGAGCGGTCGTCGTTCCGGCTGACCGAGCGAGATCTGGGATCGCCGATCACTGCCGATCGAAAGAGGGTGAAGGCCAGATGA